Proteins co-encoded in one Rhizobium sp. NZLR1 genomic window:
- a CDS encoding VOC family protein, whose amino-acid sequence MQLANYLFFSTGCEEALAFYAECGLGRVTQLKRHGAVGMPIASEAMLGKVMHARFEGLGVLFFASDNHDAEPMRGSAHMLILDDRDRTDGLFARLAEGGKITTPLAVQPWGSYYGKLTDRFGVQWMLDCLA is encoded by the coding sequence ATGCAGCTTGCCAACTATCTATTCTTTTCCACCGGCTGCGAGGAGGCGCTGGCCTTTTATGCCGAATGCGGGCTTGGCCGGGTCACGCAATTGAAGCGCCACGGCGCGGTCGGAATGCCCATTGCCAGCGAAGCTATGCTGGGCAAGGTGATGCACGCTCGCTTCGAAGGGCTTGGTGTCTTGTTCTTCGCCTCGGACAATCACGATGCGGAGCCGATGCGAGGCTCCGCCCACATGTTGATCTTGGATGACCGCGACAGGACCGACGGGCTTTTCGCCCGGCTCGCCGAAGGCGGCAAGATAACGACACCGCTCGCGGTCCAGCCATGGGGGAGCTATTACGGCAAACTCACCGATCGTTTTGGTGTCCAGTGGATGCTCGACTGCTTGGCGTGA
- a CDS encoding SDR family oxidoreductase, whose protein sequence is MRQDLSGKVAAVTGAASGIGLECAKALLAAGAQVVLVDRNEEALKEICSKLDANAIPLVIDLTDPKSVEGMMPQILKKAGQLDIFHANAGSYIGGEVLGGDPDAWDRMLNLNVNAAFRSVHAVLPHMVERRTGDIILTSSVAGLIPVVWEPIYTASKHAVQAFVHTLRRQVAKHGLRVGAVAPGPVVTALLSDWPQEKLDEALAAGGLMEPKEVAEAVLFMLTRPRNITIRDLVILPQSTDI, encoded by the coding sequence ATGAGACAGGATCTGTCTGGAAAAGTCGCGGCCGTCACCGGAGCGGCATCGGGTATCGGCCTCGAATGCGCCAAGGCCCTGCTTGCCGCCGGCGCCCAGGTGGTGTTGGTCGATCGTAACGAGGAGGCATTGAAGGAAATCTGCTCGAAACTCGACGCGAACGCCATTCCGTTGGTCATCGATCTAACCGATCCGAAAAGCGTCGAAGGGATGATGCCGCAGATTCTGAAGAAGGCAGGCCAGTTGGATATCTTCCACGCCAATGCCGGCTCCTATATCGGCGGCGAGGTACTGGGCGGCGACCCCGACGCGTGGGACCGGATGCTCAACCTGAACGTCAATGCCGCCTTCCGCTCGGTGCATGCCGTGCTGCCGCACATGGTCGAACGCAGGACCGGAGATATCATCCTCACCAGTTCCGTCGCCGGCTTGATCCCCGTCGTCTGGGAGCCGATCTACACGGCCTCGAAACATGCGGTTCAGGCATTCGTCCATACACTGAGGCGACAGGTGGCCAAACATGGCTTGCGCGTCGGCGCCGTCGCTCCAGGCCCAGTCGTCACGGCCCTTCTCAGCGACTGGCCGCAGGAGAAGTTGGATGAAGCACTTGCCGCCGGCGGCCTGATGGAGCCGAAGGAGGTGGCCGAAGCGGTGCTCTTCATGCTGACGCGTCCGCGCAACATCACGATCCGCGATCTCGTCATCCTGCCGCAGAGCACGGATATCTGA
- a CDS encoding Tautomerase enzyme: MPITLTVPEGLLSPEAQAQAFAGLTDALLDVAGLTGNAFMTANVIGTINVLPREHVLAAGKPIAAAFVELKLPEVALVSAEAKQAFIEKAADVVEQAAEGRLKRDHIWSNIVYAPEGAWGIAGHSYSNADFVGAIQGTAAAL; encoded by the coding sequence ATGCCTATCACACTCACCGTTCCGGAAGGCCTGCTCTCGCCGGAGGCCCAGGCGCAAGCCTTTGCCGGCTTGACGGACGCGTTGCTCGATGTAGCCGGTTTGACCGGCAATGCCTTCATGACCGCCAATGTCATCGGCACGATCAACGTGCTGCCGCGCGAGCACGTGCTTGCGGCGGGAAAGCCGATCGCTGCGGCATTCGTCGAACTCAAATTGCCGGAGGTCGCGCTGGTAAGCGCCGAAGCGAAACAGGCCTTCATCGAAAAAGCGGCCGATGTCGTCGAACAGGCCGCCGAAGGCCGGCTCAAGCGCGATCATATTTGGTCGAACATCGTCTACGCGCCCGAAGGGGCGTGGGGAATCGCCGGCCACAGCTACAGCAATGCGGATTTCGTCGGCGCCATCCAGGGCACGGCCGCCGCGTTGTAA
- a CDS encoding SDR family NAD(P)-dependent oxidoreductase, producing MIFDRFRLDGKVALVTGGTRGIGLAIAEALGEAGAKVLITGRTRNAAAEDRLAKAGVDCDFVAADLMKDDAADALVTETLLRAGQLDILVNNAGIAIHGDSGAFSDAIWREIMTVNVDAVFRACRAALAPMRRQGGGVILNIGSMSGIVSNIPQNQVAYNTSKAAVHMMTKSLASEVAAENIRVNAIAPGYIETDLSRGGIANPDWFPTWRSMTPMGRVGQPEEVAGAALFLCSAAASYVTGEVLVIDGGYTTR from the coding sequence ATGATCTTCGATAGGTTTCGCTTAGATGGAAAGGTAGCGCTGGTGACCGGCGGCACGCGCGGCATCGGGCTTGCCATCGCCGAGGCGCTCGGCGAGGCTGGCGCCAAAGTCCTCATCACGGGAAGGACGCGCAATGCAGCGGCGGAGGACAGGCTCGCCAAGGCCGGTGTCGATTGCGATTTCGTCGCCGCCGACCTGATGAAAGACGATGCCGCCGACGCGCTCGTCACGGAGACGCTCCTACGGGCGGGCCAGCTCGACATCCTCGTCAACAATGCCGGCATCGCCATTCATGGCGACAGCGGCGCGTTCTCCGACGCGATTTGGCGCGAGATCATGACCGTCAATGTCGACGCCGTCTTCCGCGCCTGCCGCGCCGCACTCGCCCCCATGCGGCGTCAGGGCGGCGGTGTCATCCTCAATATCGGCTCGATGTCGGGCATCGTCTCCAACATTCCCCAGAACCAGGTCGCCTACAACACCTCCAAGGCGGCGGTTCATATGATGACGAAGAGCCTCGCCAGCGAAGTTGCCGCCGAGAATATTCGCGTCAACGCCATTGCGCCGGGCTATATCGAGACCGATCTGTCGCGCGGCGGCATCGCCAATCCCGACTGGTTCCCGACCTGGCGCAGCATGACCCCTATGGGACGGGTCGGGCAGCCGGAAGAGGTGGCGGGGGCCGCCTTGTTCCTCTGCTCGGCAGCGGCAAGCTATGTCACCGGCGAAGTGCTGGTGATCGATGGCGGCTATACGACACGATAA
- a CDS encoding TetR/AcrR family transcriptional regulator — MRYSAEHKSETRARVLAAAGQVFRKDGYGGAGIDALTKAAGVTNGAFYGHFKSKAEAFRTAVLEGLEELRQGIAALKTNQPKDWLTTFVGYYLGYKRTCDLGESCALPSLSPDVMRADDETRSAYTAEIKRLVEEVAAGLPEIDGRSDIVREDQAILLLAMLSGGVTLARAVSDPALSERIAEVIAQAALIAIEPRN; from the coding sequence ATGCGTTATAGCGCCGAACACAAATCAGAAACCCGCGCCCGCGTCCTCGCAGCCGCAGGACAGGTCTTCCGCAAGGACGGCTATGGCGGTGCCGGTATCGATGCGCTGACGAAGGCCGCCGGCGTGACAAACGGCGCCTTCTACGGACATTTCAAGTCGAAGGCCGAAGCCTTTCGCACAGCCGTGCTGGAAGGCCTCGAAGAACTGCGACAAGGAATCGCCGCGTTGAAGACCAATCAACCGAAAGACTGGCTGACGACCTTCGTCGGCTACTATCTCGGTTATAAAAGAACCTGCGATCTGGGCGAGAGCTGTGCTCTGCCGAGCCTTTCGCCCGATGTGATGCGTGCGGACGATGAAACGCGAAGCGCTTATACGGCAGAGATCAAACGCCTCGTCGAAGAAGTCGCCGCCGGCCTGCCGGAGATAGACGGCCGATCCGACATTGTGCGGGAAGACCAGGCGATCCTGCTCCTCGCCATGCTGAGTGGCGGTGTTACCCTCGCGCGCGCCGTTTCCGACCCGGCACTCTCCGAACGCATTGCAGAGGTCATCGCGCAGGCTGCGTTGATAGCGATAGAGCCTCGAAACTAA